From the genome of Nicotiana tabacum cultivar K326 chromosome 17, ASM71507v2, whole genome shotgun sequence:
CCCAAAGAAAGGCTACTTAAACTTAAAACGCTGAAGAGTTGCATCAGGCAAACTTTCAATGCCATCTCCATTAGTGAGCTCTGAGAATGAGCTAACTACTAAAATAGAAAATTGTAAAAGCACTAGGGCCTTCACTGAAATGACAGCCATAGTTTTTATTTGAACTCAAATGTGCATAAAAGACTGCAAATGCCAATGGATTTATAGGAGCGTGAAGTAGGATATTGTGAAGCTTTCGGTGAATAAATATGTGCTCTCTTTTTTACCCTTCTTTACTTAGTTTAAGGTTTTTGTTCGCAACGAGGTAGGTAATTAGGAGAAAACGTTTTACTTCCAAATTAAGACAAACAATTAAATTGGTTAAGTGTTTCCATAAATAGTACTACTCATTTGCAGTAGATTAAACATTTTTAGCCTAAAATACATAATATATGAAAAGACATCAATTAATTTCCAAGTTATGAGTAATTCCACAAAGACGACGTaaattatttacaaataataACAGACATTCTTTGTAGCTCATGTATTCACATGTTATACCGTATAATTCGAAAATGTGTTACTGTTATTTTAAAGGTAAAATCAGTTTTTTAAAGGTATGGGCgtaaattgagtttacatatacATCAGCGAGTCATAAACCCGATGCATGGGGTGCAACCACTATGAgcatttaatttttaatattttataaaaaaaaaatatataattacattaaatatttttaaatcggtaaaattgcataaaaattgaagaaaattaaactataaataagtgaaaaatatATAGATGAGTTCCATCTCCACAAAAAATTAGCCAAAATAATCTGTTCTTTTcaactcaagttacttgtgcttaCAAACACAAGTGACTTGAgttgaaaagaataaagttttcaacatagagaaataaaaaaaaaatgattaacctgcaatttgaactttgaactttgaacttgctgctatggaggagaatgaagttttctttgtatttgcaaaaaagaaaatattggtTGTTCGTTGCTTTTGGAAGATAGTAGCAGACTAGCAAACACAATAAAAATGTGGAAAATACCATAAATTAGGACTTCTAGcaataaaaaaagaattttgacttttagatttaatgtttcatttcctttttaaaacttttaaataATTACAACGTGACTTTTCAGAATTTTGGTCTTTATATATAGGACTTGTTGgccaaattttgtttttgtttgaaaAAGTTTTTTGGGCTTACGTCTCATTGTAAAAACGCACCTCGATGTCCGGACGTACACATCGAATTGCTCGGCTTACgtctcttgagactttcgccttGACCCCCTTGCTTCAAGGCATTTTTGGTGCGCCTAGTTCGGGGCTCACCCACAAATACCTTTTAAAACACGGTGTAAAATACGTGAATCAACATTTTCCTTATATGCAACTGCTCCTCTGATAATTAAGCCTGATTATATCCTTGCGCATTGTCATTGTTTATGTATTTTCTGATCATGTCATAAATAAAAAAGGTAGGAAAGCAATATCTAGAAATGCAATTCTAGAATTTTTATTAGTCAATAGTTACTATTACTATTCAAAGTCTTTGTAAGTTTCACAATAATTTGGATGTACAAATGAAAATCAACATCCGATCttcatttttctttcattttaaactAGAACTAgagaagggaaaaggaaaaagattTTACGAACACGAACTTAATCGTTCCATACTGTTGTTATTCCTTCCTACTACATGACTATTTTTTCCCATAATAGTGAAGGCCACGCATGATTAGTGTATTTCCAACGAAACGAGCATCTGATTTTGTCGGTGCCATAACTGGTGCCTGAGAATCCGGTGATGGAGATGGTGCGTCTATATATTCTGCGTCTGGTGATGGTGACGGTGGCTGAGCatccggtggtggtggtggttgttCAGCatctggtggtggtggtggttgctCTGCATCTGGTGGAGGAGGTGGTGGTTGCTGATCAGCCTCTGGTGGTGGTGGAGACTTAACAGTTGGTGGTGGCGACTTAACTCGTGGTGGTGGTTGCTGCCTAGGTGGAGGATTACGGGGACGTTGACGTGAAACGGGTGGAAACTTAAAACGCAGAAGAGTTGCATGAGACGAAGTTTCAACGTCTTTTCCATGAGTCAGTTCTAAAAATGAGCAAACTACTAGAACTGAAAGTTGTATAAGCACCAGGGCCTTCGCAGATATGATAGCCATACTTGTTAACTGAAATCAAATGTGAGTACGTAAAACAAAGTAAAGGGGAACGAATTTATAGGAGTTTAAATGGATACAATTAAATGGATTTATGCTATAATGAAATAGAATTTCAATGGCAGAAGTTGcagtaaataaaacatttttagCCTATAATGTCGTAGTAGAGGCAAAATTATTTATAAACAATTAAATAAACCTTCTCTGTAGCCTATGTGTTCACATATTCTATTGCTTTGTTGTTTGCAGTTAGTTTAAGAAAAACTCGTGTTAAAACTAATTTTATAGTACTCTGTATCACTGAGATGTGAAACTTTGTTGATTAGGAATTACTGATATGTACTATGCTATTAAACCGATCAAGAAAATGTAAGGTTCCACAAGTTTCCCTTCTTTTACCATAATTTTATACTTTCCAGATAAAGGAAAAAAGTTAATAAGACTACCCCAAAAGTTAGTTGAGTTTTTCCTTTTACATTTGAGCCCATTtaatttggacataagaaatttttctcttttttccaaaaaaatttcacttttttttcgaAAATCATCGTTTGTTCATAAGattttgaattttcacttgaagatacatttttgaaattttcaaaaatttgaaaaactccaaaaagctatttttcaaaattgtcaCTCAAATCActtacaaaacttcaaaaacaatccaaaattatattcatatccaaacacaactctaaatttcaaatacattttcacttaaaatttttttttcctattttgaaattttacaattcttatgtccaaacgcccacttaaagTTGAAACAAGTCATACAAAACTCCTAAGTTGGTATGACTTCTTGGTAAGACCGTGACAACAATTTCAGTACATAgacaaaatttgatcacgcccaactatgccttataaaaagaacttagcggtcattgcaaatatattccggctaataagtccggagtcgaatcccacagggaattaacctatcaaacacaactactagactcgcacaaattcacgcaatcaatcttcagaaatatttaagtaacaatttggatttttattaactaaatattacgtaataaaaatgcaataattaataactaactacgaacgggttgtaaacaagaattggaatgaCCTAAGGTTGTGaattcccctattgtcggaatcttttccgctaaattttctataaatttgcctaagtcttctccatcgaccatgagcactctaactgtcgtaactctctcccgaataattaccacaatttactagacatattctcctaaattacgctagctggcattaagtacagctcatttagatcgcaccaaggtttcgttatccctaatcctatCTTTAAACCTCCGTATTGATTCCTCGTATACGTTTAGGAGTTATGTTattcaataactacctaaatatgcactctctcccgagtaatacatactaaataggtacagctaattgagggcccttcaatcaaccacaagaataatatagttgaacaaataaagaaaatactacggcaaatttatattaacgtaacaagaaaatcatccttcaataggttccatcaaaaccttagactatAAATTTAGCTCCTCATGATCAAAGTAATAATATCCAAAGTATGTTGCATAATTAAAgtacaagataaaaataaagtgatGTAGAAATTGTTGACTCTAACTCCCGGCAGTTGTTCTATGAGCTATCCTTGCCTCGGGTTGCAAAAGTCCTTCCAAGTGGAATTTtatgtctatttatatgtgtaggaaaagacctaaacgtgtaggacaagtcctagtcaaacccgaAAATGAATTAAATCTTTCaaactcggattggacctggcccaggcctggcgtcgccagcctaacacCTGATGAACCTGGCTCCAGGCCTGACGCcgccagcctaacgcctggtTCTGCTTGGCCTATGCCTTGCGTCACCATCCTAACGCCAGCTTCAAgcctggcctttgccttgcaacGCCAGCCTAACGCCAGCTTCAAGCCTGGTGTCACCAGGTTCTCTCATTCACTGATCCCGCGCACGCTTTTGACTTGTAAGTCTCttttttcttctactttcatctccaattcacctacacataaaatggaCCCTATTACACGCAAATAAATTGTACTTTATCATTAAAGCGTATAAAAATACAAGGCAAATAATGtgctaaatcatgaattatagccacacatcaataccccacactcaaatattgctcgtcctcgagcaatcaaactacattcATAGACACAACCTATTAAGCAATTCCCTTAACTCATTAaaccaagaatctttaaaatagttTAAGCACAAAGGTgtgacatcctcgcctcaagattcgaCCCGCAAATACCATGccttattcacaattcacttacttactctacATGGAAGTCaacaacattacctttcctttatgaatcatgtgCTCTCACTCAATCAAAGagcttagttccacacacaatgagCTTTAAGAACATAGGAACTCCAGATAGACAaaattcactcgctctcagaaataacattcatatgccacaaatgatgcaccataggcttgtctgtagtgtaatactctactaatcgagttcattcaatctaagatcaagtaggactttcattggttgtaatgtaagctGCGGGTCGTGTatgatacatttggatatgagtgaccgtacctcccttaagcactttaatacatatactttaatacACAACCCGTACTTATGTCAAACCCAACATTCCACCTTTACTTCAATTTATATAACCCCATATTTCTTTAATCATACATATATCACTAGCCACCATCATCaatacttatttttcatacaataTATCATTGTCATTCATTTGTTTTTTCAAGTGACTTCGATTgacaactctttttttttaatgcatctttctccttatttcaattgttccactcaaaagccaacccaccaccccacactttaactttttcataattccttacaattcaagtgctcatgagaggtgacaaggttcaaatatatggtcgattaaaataaaagggtacggcttgtaatgtggttaccaaagaaataggattataggctcaacggggttaactacgatacataacattTAGGTGGGTAAATTTATAtgtctggcttaacaaagaaatgcctatatcacttcctagactgaacaatACTACTATTTCACTTCGcacacacacggggcaagttctagacgcAATGCATAGAATACATACAAAACCTCACACAGACATGGCACATAATTCACTCAGGATTGGTTTCATTGTGACACTCCAGTCAAAACAGTTAAGCAAAATTAAGAATCCACGATTTTAGGTACTTATACTAGAGTCAAAAaccgagcctaagcgtcacaaccatagTACTAACTATTCTCAATGCATAACAAACCTAAGAGATATTGCTATACTTAAAGGCATAGCTCCGTGATTTCTACTCCTAAAAATTTaaactaactatacccggttcaacTAAATACCCCTGGAAAAAAACCGCGGCCCAAaaaaaaatcaagggggaattgctacactacctacacaaaagaaaatctttttggtattttctttagacttacttccctcaagaaaactgtctaggagatccatcgtcgggaagagtccaatttttttgttttttatttttatttttctaactaACACTAAATAACTAAAACACATAGCCAAATCAATTACTAAACTAATACTAAAACACATACTAAAACAAAGTAAACAAATActaaataactaaaattaacatGTACaagtccccaccccacacttagatcaTGTATTGTCCTCAGTACATGCACAAAAttacaaaacacaaaaaatgagtaGGGTGTAAAGAAACTCCCTGATCAAGCAGCGTCTTCGTCCTCTGACGCTCTCCACTCTTCATCATGTTCGTCGTCCTTCTCCTCATCTCCCTCACCATCTGACTGCTCTGGCTCAGCCTCAGACTGCTCCGATATGTTGATATCCTCATCATTGGGGAGTCTGTATCTATCTCCTAACCCAACTAGCTGCTGGGCATGAGCATTGAGTGGGTAACAGTGCTCCAATTCAGTCCTCTCCTCAGATGTGGCCGACGACCCCCTATCCGCAGCTGCATATCCATCATCCCACAGAGGTGGGCCATAAAATTATCATCACGTGCATTACGCTCAGCACCTGTCAATGAGGGCATGGCAGACTTATCTTTCATTCGGAGATTAGTGATGTCCGTTTGTCGGATGGGCTGATCGATGGTGTGGTCAAATGCAGGCTCCTCCTCAACCCCCTCGTGCTTTAAGAACCGAGTCAAGAAATTAGCGAATGGCATTCGATCTATTTTCTTACTCGTTCTCATTGATGACATCTGGTAACGGATCAGATGACCCACATTCACCCTTTGGCCTGTCATAAGGAAGTATAGCACACAGGTCCTCTCACGGCTCACGAGCATGTCATGATTGCACGGTAGGAGCCGTGCATTTATCAGTTTAAGCCACACATGAGCctctgccttcatcttcttcttagGGAATCTCTTGTGACGGTTTGTTACCTTATCCCGAACCCATGCAGCCATAGAGTCGACACCACAGAGCATGTGCCTCAGCTCTCTATATGTAGGCCGGCGAATGAATTGATCCAATGGCTCCACATGAACATTTGTTGCACCTAAAAAGTCGCATATAGCCGTGGCTGAAAAATCTATCAAACATCCATGAATTGGCACCAGCTGCTTAGTGTCCTGTGGGTCAAACCTTGCATAGAATTCCCAGACTAGATTGAGATTGATATCCCTTGTGTTCTTAAAAACATATCTTAACCCCAAATACTGGATGCCTCTCCAAATTGCATGATACTTCGCTTTCAGGCTACGTTCCTGGATGGCTGCTTTCGGATGGACATGTTTAGGCCTACAACGCCTGTACCAATCCCTCGTATGCGGGGGTATGCTATTTATGCCAAACTCCCGTTGGCCTTGGTGTTGTGGACGCATGGCAGCTACATCTGCCACGGCTTGTGCTCCACTCAGACTAGAGGTAGCTTCTcccccttttctcttctttggagGAGGTGCGGAGGTCGCCTTTTCTTTAGCTGGGGCAGTTGAAGTAGCCTTTCCTTTGCCTGTGTCTTTTCTGGGAGGCATCTTCGTTCCTACACAAATAAGCAGTAGTTAGATAAAACTGCATTACACACTACACACATAATCTTGACTAACTTTCcgaggttactcagacttcacctcgTATTTTCTTAATATTAGAATCAAAGAACAACACATGGGCTACCCgtgagccaccccacacttaagatttTAACGTGGCGCACAACTTCATAACACTAGTCTATTAATCTCGGAGACTCGGGCTCCAATGGGGACAAAGAATGCCATTGAGGCATTATATCAAACACTTAACACGCACTAGTGCCATGGGAGTTCTTATGGAAATGGGGGATTGCCTCATCCTCCCAAATCGGCTTGGGAATTCCGTACTACCACATGTTTTCACAATCACAGCACCATTCCTATGGGGTTCATGGGGTTGGTGCACATAAACTCAATACTACAATGAATAACAACCACCAATTTTTGTGTGTAATTGTATACATGTACCCAACTCGAAATTACAAAGGAAAGAGATCAAATCATACCTTTAAAGCTTTTGATAGGAGGGAGCTGCCTCAGAATTTCTTATGAGTATGAAAGAATAGCAAGACTAAGCTTGACTTCAATGGGGATGGGAGAGACAACTATGGCAATGTGTTGTTGAGTGTGTGTGGGTGAGCCAATTCGTGCAGTGTGTTTGGTTTAGAGCAAAGCTGATGAGCAGATGTGTGTGCTTGTGAAATTTTCTTTTAGAGCTTGATGTgtgtttggtttaagtgaggttAGGGTTTTGTATTATGTTTAGTGTTTAGGGCATGTAATGTGAGGAGGTTCGACTAAAATAAGGAGAAAAAACATTAAACTAGTCCGAAATAACTTACCTAGCGTCACCTGGCCCAGTACCTGGCATTACCCAGGCGTCACCAGCCTAATGCCAGCCTTACATGGCTTTACCCAGGCGTCGCCATCCTAAGGCCTGGTGGACCTGGCGTTAGCTAGGCGTCGCCAGCCCCAACGCCAGCTTTGCCTGGCTTTATCCTGGCGTCGCATGCCCCAGCGCCTGGTGTATGTCAGGTGACGCTGAAACCCTGCTCGACTTGCCCAAACTCACCTGCAAACTTGTTAGTacctaaaaacaaaaagaaaaaatctaactacactaaaaatcaactacgaattgggttgcctcccaacgagcgcCTTGGTTAACGTCGTGGCATGACGAATACAACAGTctaatgggttgcctcccatgaagcacctgatttaacgtcgcgggcACAAGTAGAGTCACAGAGCTGCTCGAGCAAATGAGTCACCGACGCTACTTTCGCATCTTCCATGCCCAAATAATATTTTAAcctgtgcccattgactctaaacgtgCGAGAGTCATTTGATGCATCAATATCTATGGCTCCGGTTGGGTGAATCTCTTCCACACTAAATGGTCCCGACCATCGTGACTTTAACTTACTCGGAAATAACCTCAACCTtgagttgtatagcaataccTTATCTCCGGGTTTAAAACTCCGCTCAACAATATTTTTATCGTGCATTattttcattctctccttgtataatCTTTTGCTCTCAAAAGCATGGTAACAAAATTCATCAAGCTTGTGCAACTTTGTGACTCTACTTGTGCCCGCAACTTCTATATCAAGATTCAACTGTCGTAGTGCCCATAAAGTTCTATGCTCCAACTCCACTGGTAGGTGACATGTCTTCCCAAATACCAATTTATACGGCGACATACCGATCAGAGTTTTAAAAGCGGTACGATAGGCCTaaagtgcatcatctaactttcttGCCTAATCCGTTCTTATAGCATTCACAGTCTTTGTTAAAACACTCGTTATCTCTCTGTTCGACACTTCTACTTGCCCACTCGTTTGTGGATGATATGGGTGGCAACTTTGTGACGTACACCATACTTTTCTAACAGCTTTGCGAAGGCTCGATTACAGAAGTGAGTTCCTCCGTCACTGATTATcgcccttggagtgccaaatcgggtgaatatgttctttttcaaaaagcTAATTACCCCCTTAGCATCATTTGGCGGGAGCGCTGCAGCCTCCACCCATTTCGACACGTAGTCCATAGCTCTGAGTATGTATTTGTTGCCATATGAGCTGACGAAGTGCCCTATGAAATCGATTCCCCACACGTCAAACACTtctacctcttgaattgggttcataggcatctcatgtcgGTGGGAAATATTCCTAATTCGTTGGCATTCGTCACAACCTTTCACCTATAAGTGTGCATCTTTGAACACTGTCGGCCAGTAGAATCGCTATTCCAGCACTTTCGTAGCGGTCCTTACTCCCCCGAAGTGGCCAACATATGGTGATGCATGATAAGCCTACAAAACAGAAGTTTGGTCTATCTTGGGGATACATCTCCAgatcatgttatcaacacaaatcctgaataggtaaggctcatcccaataatacatgtgaCAGTCaagaaagaactttttcttttgaacagcGGAAAGATCATAGGGGACAATACCGCTTGCCAGGTAGTTTTcaatgtctgcataccatggcgcctCCTCCAATGTCACTGTTAGCAATTGTTCATCTGGGAATGTCTCAGTTATATCTTCTACCTCGACTTTCTTTTCAGCTCCCTCCAACCTTGAAAGGTGGTCTGCCACTTCGTTCTCTATCCCTTTTCTATCgcggatctccaaatcaaattcttgtagAAAAAGAACCCAACAGATCAAacgtggctttgactccttctttgctatTAGGTACCTAAGTGCtacatggtcagtataaacaattacttttgaaccaatcaaataagacctgaaTTTATCGAATGCAAACACGACAACCAATATATCTTTCTCAGTCATGCtataattgagttgtgcaccgcttagcgttctgcttgcatagtaaattgggtgcacCAGTTTGTCCTTACACTGCCCCAGgactgctcctatagcatagtcattcacatcacacatgagctcaaatgattgctcccagttgggtgcaacgatgattggtgcagtcaccagtctcctcttcagctcctcaaatgctaacCTTCAGTCATCAAAAAACACAAAAGAatgatccttttcaaggagtttacaTAAGGGGTTAGAAATTTTAGAGAAATCCTTTATAAATCGCTTGTAGAACctggcgtgcccaaggaaacttcttactgccttgactgaagtgggcggtggcaacttctcaatcacaTCAACTTTAGCATGGTCAACCTcaatacccttactggacactTGATGCCCCAACACTATatcttcttgtaccataaaatagcacttctcccagttcagcaCTAAAGTTGTCTCCACACAACTTTTCAAGACTCTTCTTAAATTGTGAAGACAGTCTTTGAACGAATCCCCCACCACatagaaatcatccataaagacttgCATCATATCTTTAACtatatcagtgaaaatggctaacatacaCCTCTGAAAGGTGGCcagtgcattgcataggccaaacggcattctccgaaaggcaaagatgccatacAGACAAGTGAATGATGTCTTCTCTCTATCCTCAGGGGCTATGGAAATCTAATTGTACCCCGAATACCCATCCAAAAATCAGAAGtgagacctccctgccaatctatccaacatttggtcaatgaatggtaaaggaaaatggtctttccgggtggctgtGTTTAGATTTCTATAATCCATACAAATTCGCCAACCCGTAACTGTACGAGTCGAGATCAATACATTATTCTCATTGGGCACTACAGTCAttccacccttctttggcacacactgaACTGGGCTGACCCAGTTactgtcagagattgggaagaTGATTCCCGTATCTAACTAcatgatcacttctttcttcaccacttctttcatgttagggttcaaccttctttgatgttctctggaaggtttgtgcccatcttccagtagaatcttatgcatacaaaatgTCGGGCTGATCCCCTTAATATATGCAATGGTCCAGCTAATTGCAG
Proteins encoded in this window:
- the LOC107768634 gene encoding uncharacterized protein LOC107768634 encodes the protein MAIISAKALVLIQLSVLVVCSFLELTHGKDVETSSHATLLRFKFPPVSRQRPRNPPPRQQPPPRVKSPPPTVKSPPPPEADQQPPPPPPDAEQPPPPPDAEQPPPPPDAQPPSPSPDAEYIDAPSPSPDSQAPVMAPTKSDARFVGNTLIMRGLHYYGKK